One genomic segment of Labeo rohita strain BAU-BD-2019 chromosome 14, IGBB_LRoh.1.0, whole genome shotgun sequence includes these proteins:
- the LOC127175946 gene encoding uncharacterized protein LOC127175946: MPKPANVMITVPVYQQRQYEVSKFLKTKPLALGILEILLGLLGLCLTIWNGRFFILWSPISFILTGVTTVSAASTCKLCLVKSSQMLGYLNAGAAALSLHFHFYYTGGVTCFLLLACDILIFIFSVTVALTSCFCCCRPKTRRVEISYMNGDLPVNHIVLTGQSDSSVSSVMYLLPAAHGSVPSAPLPNYSPVPNVPPPAYDQVSYAPPSNYGPVPNEPPPAYEYEDLQTRR, translated from the exons atGCCAAAACCCGCTAATGTGATGATAACCGTGCCAGTATACCAGCAACGGCAGTATGAAGTCTCCAAGTTCCTGAAGACCAAGCCGCTCGCTTTGGGG ATTTTGGAAATATTGCTAGGCCTATTGGGACTCTGTTTGACGATCTGGAATGGTCGTTTTTTTATCCTCTGGTCACCAATCAGT TTCATTTTAACTGGAGTTACAACAGTCTCAGCAGCAAGCACATGTAAACTGTGTTTG GTCAAATCATCACAAATGCTCGGCTATTTAAATGCAGGAGCAGCTGCTCTGTCTCtccactttcatttttattacactGGG GGTGTGACTTGCTTTCTCCTTCTGGCCTGTGATATTCTCATCTTCATCTTCTCTGTTACTGTTGCTTTAACCTCCTGTTTCTGCTGCTGCAGACCAAAG ACAAGACGTGTCGAGATCAGTTATATGAACGGAGATTTGCCTGTCAACCATATTGTGCTAACAGGCCAGTCGGACTCCTCTGTTAGTTCAGTCATGTACTTGCTGCCAGCAGCACATGGCTCAGTCCCATCTGCGCCTCTGCCAAATTACAGTCCAGTACCAAATGTACCTCCACCAGCCTACGACCAGGTCTCATATGCACCTCCATCAAACTACGGTCCAGTCCCAAATGAACCTCCACCAGCATATGAG TATGAAGATTTACAGACCAGAAGATAA